The Ananas comosus cultivar F153 linkage group 7, ASM154086v1, whole genome shotgun sequence genome has a window encoding:
- the LOC109712841 gene encoding vegetative cell wall protein gp1-like, with the protein MSFYEVVGFFSLFCFWHGLSLQPRLFYLLVRLRASLLAFPPPAPAPPPPPPSSSSSSWVLPLPLPLPHLHLPPPLPLSPSPLPPLSEADLAFSRPAEPSASPMFLLLIELIPSCVSSSPSPSLGSTKRINNIERQNTKY; encoded by the exons ATGAGCTTTTACGAGGTTGTTGGCTTTTTCTCCTTGTTCTGCTTTTGGCATGGCTTGTCTCTGCAGCCACGGCTTTTTTATCTGCTTGTGAGGCTGAGAGCTTCTCTCCTCGCTTTTCCTCCTCCTGCACCTgcgccaccgcctcctcctccttcttcttcttcttcttcttgggttcttcctctccctcttcctcttcctcatcttcatctccctcctcctcttcctttgtCTCCTTCTCCGCTACCACCACTTTCCGAGGCCGACCTCGCTTTCTCGCGGCCGGCGGAGCCGTCGGCTTCTCCGATGTTTCTCCTGTTGATAGAGTTGATCCCATCTTGTGTTTCTTCCTCCCCATCCCCCTCACTCGGCTCGACCAAACGTATCAACAATATAGAG CGGCAGAATACGAAATACTAG